The Pecten maximus unplaced genomic scaffold, xPecMax1.1, whole genome shotgun sequence genome has a window encoding:
- the LOC117319408 gene encoding piggyBac transposable element-derived protein 4-like, which yields MASVATILRDIFEDDDEDLEFDGFGPEDIESDIDLNDVLNELSTDDESENEDEPRPGTNVLPPLGRPNVDDPEWSRDFSPITVNAFVRETGPILPENFDVNSASPIDYFHIFFNENQFSAIARHTNNYARWRLETENRGDPKWPDTNSAEIKAFIGINVLMGIQYMPETDMYWSSDDYLGNIGVKNVMPCNRFQKLSQYFHVSDRENEPVRGHENYDKLYKVRETIDHVSKTFLDRYRHSCNISVDEAMVKYTGRLSFRQYMPAKPIKCGIKIWMRCDAETAYLSRFQIYLGKKEGGVEHGLGYNVVTSLCDDIHYHNHHVYFDNYFTGVKLLEDLHDHGIYACGTCRSNRSGFPKEFKKPGKMNRGEYKVLQKGESNLVATVWKDKKPVFNLSTLSDPEGEVRAARRVGANVLDLPQPLTVYSYNKYMGGVDRQDQLRMAYDVGRASKRWWRYIFWFLVNCAIVNSFIVYKMVSKRQTKRKRYRHLDFKNELVRDLIGGYTTRKRQSQQMDNPGIVLQENVGGHINSRLPGPKRRCRFHLTAHKQRKETVYGCVVCGVHLCKDGCHNQFHVQ from the coding sequence ATGGCGTCTGTCGCTACAATATTGCGGGACATATTTGAGGACGATGATGAGGATTTAGAATTTGATGGTTTCGGGCCCGAAGACATCGAGTCTGATATTGACTTAAACGATGTTCTTAACGAACTGTCAACTGACGATGAGTCAGAGAATGAAGATGAACCGCGACCAGGTACTAATGTACTGCCGCCATTAGGTAGGCCTAATGTTGACGATCCTGAATGGTCGCGAGATTTTTCCCCCATCACTGTTAATGCTTTTGTTAGGGAAACGGGACCTATACTACCAGAAAACTTCGATGTTAATTCTGCAAGTCCCATTGACTATTTCCATATATTCTTCAATGAAAATCAGTTTTCTGCCATCGCTAGGCACACAAACAACTACGCTCGCTGGCGTTTAGAAACCGAAAATAGAGGTGACCCAAAATGGCCGGACACCAATTCGGCCGAAATAAAAGCGTTTATCGGCATAAACGTACTGATGGGTATACAATATATGCCAGAAACGGACATGTATTGGTCAAGTGACGATTACCTAGGAAATATTGGAGTAAAAAATGTCATGCCATGCAATAGATTCCAAAAACTTTCACAGTATTTTCATGTATCAGACAGGGAAAATGAACCAGTTCGTGGTCATGAAAATTATGACAAATTGTATAAAGTCAGAGAGACAATTGATCATGTCTCAAAAACTTTTCTGGACAGATACAGACATTCATGTAATATTTCTGTGGATGAAGCCATGGTGAAGTACACTGGTCGATTGTCATTTCGTCAATACATGCCCGCTAAACCCATCAAGTGCGGTATTAAGATTTGGATGCGGTGTGATGCTGAAACTGCTTACCTCTCTCGCTTTCAGATATATTTGGGGAAAAAAGAGGGTGGTGTGGAACATGGCCTTGGATATAATGTAGTCACAAGCTTATGTGATGACATACATTACCACAATCACCATGTCTACTTTGACAATTATTTCACTGGAGTGAAATTATTGGAGGATTTACATGATCATGGCATATATGCATGTGGTACTTGTCGTTCTAATCGTTCTGGGTTTCCAAAAGAATTTAAGAAACCGGGAAAAATGAACAGGGGGGAATACAAAGTTTTGCAAAAGGGCGAGTCAAATTTGGTAGCCACAGTTTGGAAGGACAAAAAGCCTGTCTTCAACTTGTCTACCCTCAGTGATCCTGAAGGGGAAGTTAGGGCAGCGCGTCGAGTTGGTGCAAATGTCCTGGATCTTCCACAGCCTCTGACTGTGTATTCTTACAATAAATACATGGGTGGTGTTGACCGGCAAGACCAGTTGAGAATGGCGTATGATGTTGGCCGGGCATCAAAGAGATGGTGGCGATATATCTTTTGGTTCTTGGTCAATTGTGCTATTGTCAACTCGTTTATTGTCTACAAAATGGTGTCAAAGCGTCAGACCAAAAGGAAAAGATATCGCCACCTTGACTTTAAGAATGAGTTGGTCAGGGACCTGATAGGTGGTTACACAACCCGCAAACGCCAATCTCAACAAATGGATAACCCAGGCATTGTCCTGCAAGAAAATGTAGGTGGTCACATAAATTCCCGTCTTCCTGGCCCTAAACGCAGATGTCGTTTTCATCTTACTGCCCACAAGCAAAGAAAAGAAACTGTTTATGGATGTGTAGTGTGTGGTGTCCACCTCTGTAAAGATGGGTGCCACAATCAGTTCCATGTTCAGTAA